The window TAATAGCCCAACCCTTCCCAAACCTTCAACACCTCATCGAGCGTGGCGCCGGCCAATGCTTCGACCGTCGGGAAGCGGGCCATCCACCGCTCATAGTAAGGCAATACGGCGGCGATCTGCGTCTGCTGCAGCATGATCTCCGCCACCCAGACGGCATACGGCTCTTTCGTCCGCCGCCAGGGCAGGTCGGCGTGGCCGGCGTCCCACCAGGCGAGGAGGGGGGTGGGTAGGTCGGTGGGGTTGAGCATGATTGGTTGGCAGGGGGGCGGGGGAGCAGGGGAGCAGGGGGGCGGGGGAGCGGGGGAGCTTATTGGCGCGATCTTTCACCCCTGCTCCCCTGCCCCCCTGCTCCCCCGCTTTCTTCATCCCCTTACATACAGCACGACAGGATGACTCGTGCGCTCGATCTCTTCCAGGTTGGCGGCCATCAGTTCGCCGCGCTGATGCAGGTATTCGACGTGCGCGCCTGCCTCCTCCAGGGCCAGCAGGATGTGGTAGCTATCGACGCGGCCGAACAGGTCGCGGCTGATTTCGGCGATTGATTTCGGCTCGCGGCAGATCTCCATGACCCGCGCCAGCCGTTCGTCGTGGGCCTGGCGGATGACGCCGATGCGCCCGGCCACGTCGGCAATCGGCTCTTCGTGGCCGCCCAGCCCCAGCGTGAAGCCCGACAGATTGGCAATCTTGTCCAGCGAATTGAGGTAATGGCTGAGGCCCATGTGGTGGGTGATGCTCTCCGGGGCCTGGTGGGGGGTGATGCGCGACAGGACGTGGTCGGCCGTCAGCAGCACGTCGTCCACGTGCAGGCAGACCTGGCCGGGGCAGTGGCCGGGCACGTGGTAGACGCCGATGTCGCCCACCGCCGGCCGCCCTTCCTCCAGCAGAAAATCGACCGGCG is drawn from Candidatus Promineifilum breve and contains these coding sequences:
- a CDS encoding MBL fold metallo-hydrolase → MMKAPQRFQTGNGRIIYSFPVRSFPTLVNNIYVIDDGDRPILVDCGSGMEQPNADLLAGFAGLQETFGCAFTLADVGTILITHGHIDHFGGLNFVRRYTAAPVGIHILDRRVLSNHEERVVFAFRRLETFLEGAGVSAEQREVLMSVYLFAKTYYRSTPVDFLLEEGRPAVGDIGVYHVPGHCPGQVCLHVDDVLLTADHVLSRITPHQAPESITHHMGLSHYLNSLDKIANLSGFTLGLGGHEEPIADVAGRIGVIRQAHDERLARVMEICREPKSIAEISRDLFGRVDSYHILLALEEAGAHVEYLHQRGELMAANLEEIERTSHPVVLYVRG